In Leptolyngbya sp. SIO1E4, one DNA window encodes the following:
- a CDS encoding pentapeptide repeat-containing protein has protein sequence MMHLAFETLLSRYTLGERKFQKLTIHSVDGFECTLCGVDLSGSTVMKAYLPYCNLSQSKLQNLVLKDGNLGDAKLFSADLSHAVLVGTDLSRADLRYVCLKGANLKSTNLSGVDLQNADLTGADLTNAVLTRANLNQAKLDQVCLKGTNLFRASGVDLQLAICDRTTILPNGHYY, from the coding sequence ATGATGCACTTAGCTTTCGAAACTTTACTCAGTCGCTACACATTAGGCGAGCGTAAATTTCAAAAATTGACGATTCATTCAGTGGATGGATTTGAGTGCACCCTCTGTGGTGTGGATCTCAGCGGTAGTACTGTGATGAAGGCATATTTGCCCTACTGTAACCTCAGCCAATCAAAATTGCAGAACTTAGTGCTCAAAGACGGTAACTTAGGGGATGCCAAACTGTTTTCAGCAGACCTGAGTCATGCCGTTTTAGTGGGAACTGATTTGTCACGAGCTGATTTACGCTACGTTTGCCTGAAGGGGGCCAACCTGAAGTCGACTAATTTAAGTGGGGTGGATCTACAGAACGCTGACTTAACGGGGGCAGACTTGACGAATGCTGTCCTCACTCGCGCCAACTTAAATCAGGCCAAGCTGGATCAGGTTTGTTTGAAGGGCACCAACCTGTTTCGAGCAAGCGGCGTCGACTTACAGCTTGCCATCTGCGATCGCACCACTATTTTGCCAAACGGTCACTACTATTAG